One genomic region from Hydrogenimonas thermophila encodes:
- a CDS encoding OprD family outer membrane porin, whose product MKMIKLSLAALMAVGVGISLNAADKPKVTLKANRTLVFNKVPPKVDSLKDMLTEGMFYGRIRINTFKWDWKEETSKNQDNWAAGFGGSLLYKSAEYKGFSGMAGLYTSQSPWHMDDADVGFIKAGKDTTSRYNVKATGDWGMTVLAQAYMQYRLNKTKVRVGRQIFESFLTKSNDTKMIPNTFEGVTVVSKDLPKTTLKAAYLTKQKLRDHTSFHDVITYNTVDDGYDNTKESWANNDDSAVNRSLSYSNFLAAGMDPNHDLVVLEAANKSIKNLKLKANYTAVPDVVSSATVEAYYTIPAGGLKIIPGVRYMKQFDGGVGDKFAAISTGPVAVANLKGDVTGYTNKYSLDSWLFAARVDIKSNQAWKFRLGYSKIADEADIVAPWRGFPTGGFTRAMAQYNWYANTKTYMIRGDYSFDKAGLVPGLTAMFRYAIQDFDDNKPGVQADTQVIHLDAIQKIKSFPGLEARVRIGLVNGDPQTGTVTKSDPSYNEYRFELNYLF is encoded by the coding sequence ATGAAAATGATTAAATTAAGCTTGGCAGCTTTGATGGCCGTAGGTGTAGGTATCTCTTTAAATGCAGCAGATAAGCCTAAAGTAACACTTAAAGCAAACAGAACATTAGTATTTAACAAAGTTCCTCCAAAGGTTGATAGTCTAAAAGACATGTTGACTGAAGGTATGTTTTATGGACGTATTCGTATAAATACTTTTAAATGGGACTGGAAAGAAGAAACATCAAAAAATCAAGATAACTGGGCAGCAGGATTTGGAGGAAGTTTACTCTATAAATCGGCTGAATATAAAGGTTTCAGTGGTATGGCAGGACTTTATACATCACAAAGTCCTTGGCATATGGATGATGCAGATGTTGGTTTCATAAAAGCAGGTAAAGATACAACAAGCAGATACAATGTAAAAGCTACTGGTGATTGGGGTATGACAGTACTTGCACAAGCATATATGCAGTACCGCTTAAACAAAACCAAAGTTAGAGTTGGACGACAAATTTTTGAAAGCTTTTTGACAAAAAGTAACGATACAAAGATGATCCCAAATACATTTGAAGGTGTTACTGTTGTCTCAAAAGATCTTCCAAAAACAACTCTAAAAGCTGCTTACCTTACAAAACAAAAACTTCGTGACCATACTAGTTTTCATGATGTAATTACATATAACACTGTAGATGATGGTTATGATAATACTAAAGAATCTTGGGCAAATAATGATGATTCTGCAGTTAATAGATCGTTGTCTTATAGTAATTTCCTTGCAGCGGGTATGGATCCGAACCACGATCTTGTTGTATTGGAAGCTGCAAATAAATCTATAAAAAATCTGAAACTAAAAGCTAACTATACAGCAGTTCCAGATGTTGTATCATCTGCTACAGTAGAAGCTTACTACACAATTCCTGCTGGTGGTTTAAAGATCATTCCAGGTGTAAGATATATGAAACAGTTTGATGGTGGAGTTGGTGATAAATTTGCAGCTATTTCTACAGGACCTGTTGCAGTTGCAAACCTTAAAGGAGATGTTACTGGATATACAAATAAATATAGCCTTGATAGCTGGTTGTTTGCTGCTAGAGTTGACATTAAGAGCAATCAAGCTTGGAAATTTAGACTTGGTTATTCAAAAATTGCTGATGAAGCAGACATTGTAGCACCGTGGCGAGGATTCCCTACAGGTGGTTTTACAAGAGCTATGGCTCAGTATAACTGGTATGCAAATACTAAAACATATATGATTCGTGGTGACTATAGCTTTGATAAAGCAGGTCTTGTCCCTGGGTTAACTGCAATGTTCAGATATGCAATTCAAGATTTTGATGATAATAAACCTGGTGTTCAGGCAGATACGCAGGTAATTCATTTAGATGCTATTCAAAAAATCAAATCTTTCCCAGGATTGGAAGCACGTGTTCGTATAGGATTAGTTAATGGAGATCCTCAAACAGGAACTGTAACAAAAAGCGATCCTTCATATAATGAGTATCGTTTTGAGCTGAACTATCTATTTTAA
- a CDS encoding IMPACT family protein, producing the protein MKTIDNTYHSETEVKRSKFLSFLVGIDQFESMRKELHLEHPKANHIVWAFRKVNEYNQIVEDSSDDGEPKGCAGKPVLHVMQGNDLVDCAILVVRYFGGIKLGTGGMARAYSEAAKAVVDSAELIPYEKEMQLSFFTDYANMRKWEYLVSGFNSLKIDRKFDENGAQWSVYGPESVVKQLQEKLKDASIAFLVK; encoded by the coding sequence ATGAAGACGATTGATAATACATACCATAGTGAAACCGAGGTAAAACGCTCCAAATTTCTCTCTTTTTTGGTTGGTATAGATCAATTTGAGAGTATGCGCAAAGAGCTTCATCTTGAACATCCAAAAGCAAATCATATAGTTTGGGCATTTAGAAAAGTAAATGAATATAACCAAATTGTTGAAGACAGCAGTGATGATGGAGAACCAAAAGGGTGTGCTGGAAAGCCGGTACTTCACGTTATGCAAGGAAATGATTTGGTAGACTGTGCCATTTTGGTTGTCAGATATTTTGGCGGCATAAAACTTGGTACAGGCGGTATGGCACGAGCTTACAGTGAAGCTGCAAAAGCAGTAGTAGATTCAGCTGAACTCATTCCATATGAAAAAGAGATGCAACTCTCTTTTTTTACCGACTATGCAAATATGAGAAAATGGGAGTATTTAGTATCTGGTTTTAATTCACTTAAAATTGATCGCAAGTTTGATGAAAATGGTGCACAATGGTCTGTTTATGGACCTGAAAGTGTTGTTAAGCAATTACAAGAAAAGTTAAAAGATGCTTCAATTGCGTTTTTGGTAAAATAA
- a CDS encoding M48 family metallopeptidase, whose protein sequence is MLKQSFSERYFEYQCLDGTFLKCCHKRRAKQKNLYLRIKSDGTIEISTPYHFSKKEALKFLAQRESWVCSRLSHNLTYAKNNPTEYYDGCKIWFLGREFPVKLERSLKNSIEFKDDHFLFKAKEFDKLSVSLDRFYLRKAKEILPARVELFSNRMKLYPKDLKFRRYKRRLGCCSFDNVITLNSHLLRYDMPLIDYVIIHELAHIRHKHHQKSFWKLVEQYEPEWKMLRKQLV, encoded by the coding sequence ATGCTAAAGCAAAGCTTTAGTGAGAGATATTTTGAGTATCAATGCTTAGACGGCACTTTCTTAAAGTGTTGTCATAAGCGAAGAGCCAAGCAAAAAAATCTATATCTTCGCATTAAGAGTGATGGTACTATTGAGATCTCTACTCCATACCACTTCTCTAAAAAAGAGGCGTTAAAGTTTTTAGCCCAAAGAGAGAGTTGGGTTTGTAGCAGACTCTCTCACAACTTAACCTATGCAAAAAACAATCCTACTGAGTACTATGATGGTTGTAAGATCTGGTTTTTAGGCAGAGAGTTTCCTGTAAAGTTGGAGAGATCTCTTAAAAATAGTATTGAGTTTAAAGATGATCACTTTCTATTTAAAGCAAAAGAGTTTGATAAACTTTCTGTAAGTTTGGATCGCTTCTACCTTAGAAAAGCAAAAGAGATCCTTCCAGCTAGAGTGGAGCTCTTTTCAAATCGTATGAAACTCTACCCAAAAGATCTCAAATTCCGCCGTTATAAAAGGCGTTTGGGCTGTTGTAGTTTTGATAATGTCATTACACTAAATAGCCATCTACTACGCTACGATATGCCTCTTATTGACTATGTCATTATTCACGAATTAGCCCATATACGACACAAACATCACCAAAAATCTTTTTGGAAATTGGTTGAACAGTATGAACCTGAATGGAAGATGTTACGGAAGCAGTTGGTATGA
- a CDS encoding DsrE family protein, which yields MKQILLLMMVFVLSFADTEFAEPKPSIDNPRKIVFPITKGDDESINHVLSSANNVMKFYGPENVEIAIICYSKGIRTLLKKEKKIAVRVRSLQTYDVEFIACGNTMRTLKIKPEDLIEDVEIVTAGIVELVERDLKGWVYIRP from the coding sequence ATGAAGCAGATTCTATTGCTAATGATGGTTTTTGTATTATCTTTTGCAGATACAGAATTTGCAGAACCAAAGCCTTCAATTGATAATCCAAGAAAGATTGTTTTTCCTATAACAAAAGGAGATGATGAGTCTATAAATCATGTATTAAGTTCAGCAAACAATGTCATGAAATTTTATGGACCTGAGAATGTAGAGATAGCAATTATCTGTTACTCAAAAGGGATTCGTACATTGCTGAAAAAAGAGAAAAAGATTGCTGTTAGAGTGCGTTCATTGCAAACTTATGATGTAGAGTTTATTGCTTGTGGCAATACTATGCGTACTTTAAAGATCAAACCTGAAGATTTAATAGAAGATGTTGAGATTGTAACTGCCGGTATAGTAGAGCTGGTTGAAAGAGATTTAAAAGGTTGGGTATATATTCGACCATAA
- a CDS encoding sensor histidine kinase, translated as MIFDRKKFALKYALLYALLISLVMLVPLFVYTQLMLAINEAKTENDLLREARNIIMQMEKFNPSRDKTFHFPRYSSYQAGLYDSNMQNIFTLLKFVPPSFTPGYHKFNEYRYYVMRLPEDRYFGAKYLVISKKENSMEIYLTVLMIIVGIVIMLFLLTWMVFRNFARPFEIINQQLDNFIKDSMHEINTPLSIIQLNADLFARKFGSSKYLTRIKAAAKTLATIYNDMDYLIKKEKLTYEKERIDFSKFLQTQVDYFKEVATLREIEIYTKIDNEVFINFNPTKLQRIVDNTLSNAIKYSHERGKVFVELKKNGTNTIFSIKDEGVGMKEPEKVFERYYREDSFKGGFGIGLNIVKNIADQEGIIIEVDSKLGKGSTFTYIFETL; from the coding sequence TTGATCTTTGATAGAAAAAAGTTTGCACTAAAATATGCTCTGCTTTATGCTCTTCTTATCTCTTTAGTTATGCTTGTTCCACTATTTGTCTATACACAGCTAATGCTTGCAATAAATGAAGCTAAAACAGAAAATGATCTGCTAAGGGAAGCAAGAAATATAATAATGCAAATGGAAAAGTTTAATCCATCAAGAGATAAAACTTTCCATTTTCCACGATATTCAAGCTATCAGGCAGGACTTTATGACAGCAATATGCAAAATATATTTACTCTTTTAAAATTTGTTCCACCCAGTTTTACACCAGGTTATCATAAATTTAATGAATATCGCTACTATGTAATGAGACTCCCAGAAGATCGATATTTTGGTGCAAAATACCTTGTTATTTCCAAAAAAGAGAATAGTATGGAAATATATTTGACAGTATTAATGATAATAGTTGGAATTGTTATAATGCTCTTTTTACTGACTTGGATGGTATTTAGAAACTTTGCAAGACCTTTTGAAATTATAAATCAACAACTAGATAACTTTATTAAAGACTCTATGCACGAAATAAATACTCCACTAAGCATTATACAACTCAATGCAGATCTTTTTGCTAGAAAATTTGGCTCTAGCAAATACCTTACACGCATTAAAGCAGCTGCAAAAACATTGGCAACGATCTATAACGATATGGATTATTTAATTAAAAAAGAGAAATTAACATATGAAAAAGAGAGAATTGACTTTTCAAAATTTTTACAGACACAAGTTGACTATTTTAAAGAGGTTGCTACTCTTAGAGAGATAGAGATTTATACAAAAATTGATAATGAAGTATTTATAAACTTCAACCCTACAAAACTACAAAGAATAGTAGATAATACACTCTCTAATGCTATTAAATATAGCCATGAAAGAGGTAAAGTTTTTGTAGAATTGAAAAAAAATGGTACTAACACAATATTTAGTATTAAAGATGAAGGTGTAGGTATGAAAGAGCCTGAAAAAGTCTTTGAACGTTATTATAGAGAAGATAGTTTCAAAGGGGGATTTGGTATAGGTTTAAATATTGTTAAAAACATTGCAGATCAAGAAGGCATAATAATCGAAGTTGACTCTAAATTAGGTAAAGGAAGCACCTTTACCTATATTTTTGAGACTCTTTAA
- a CDS encoding response regulator transcription factor yields the protein MRILLLEDEFTLRISMVEFLEDLGFTVDDFESGDDALDALFKKTYDLILLDVKVPGINGFELLRTAREYGKNLPAIFITSLTDVDALAKGYKSGCCDYIKKPFDLIELQLRVEQALKSSCLKTQDNFIDLPNNYVYDTKNFVLLHNEEEITLTKTEKRILELLIQNRGNVVTPEQFQEFVWGEAVDPANIRVQINKLRKKLSAELISNVRGLGYRIDL from the coding sequence ATGAGAATTTTATTGTTAGAAGATGAGTTTACACTTAGGATCAGTATGGTTGAATTTTTAGAAGATCTTGGTTTTACAGTTGATGACTTTGAATCTGGCGATGATGCTCTTGATGCACTGTTTAAAAAAACATATGATCTTATTTTACTTGATGTAAAAGTTCCTGGAATTAATGGATTTGAACTACTTCGTACTGCACGTGAATATGGAAAAAATCTGCCTGCTATTTTCATTACTTCTCTTACCGATGTAGATGCATTAGCTAAAGGGTATAAAAGCGGTTGTTGTGACTATATAAAAAAACCATTTGATTTAATTGAACTGCAGTTACGTGTAGAACAAGCACTTAAATCTTCTTGTTTAAAAACACAAGACAACTTTATAGACCTTCCAAATAACTATGTTTATGATACAAAAAATTTTGTTTTACTACATAATGAAGAGGAAATAACTTTAACTAAAACAGAAAAACGGATACTTGAACTTCTTATTCAAAACCGTGGCAATGTAGTAACTCCTGAACAGTTTCAGGAATTCGTTTGGGGAGAAGCAGTTGATCCAGCAAATATTAGAGTACAAATTAATAAATTAAGAAAAAAACTATCTGCCGAACTTATATCAAATGTTCGTGGTTTAGGATATCGCATTGATCTTTGA
- a CDS encoding phosphomannomutase/phosphoglucomutase, giving the protein MQHIFREYDIRGVFEKDLNEKTVKLIGYFLGKKIKEHGDYAVVTYDARTHSPILSDWLVSGLNAANVVVLHGGLVPTPVNYFCNFNTFQVGGKQVMPAGGIQITGSHNPPEYNGFKITINQEPFFGEDIYALGREVEKADIAIPTETDSIAISALDAYIDYLAKEFSSLQDFDPNMVIDCGNGAAGIAIEPLLERLGISASKLYFDPDGTFPNHHPDPSEEKNLEDLKKELERGAKYGFAFDGDGDRIAFLSQKYNFKGDILALFFAKTMDNPTVIGEVKCSQIMYDEINKIGKSIMYKTGHSNLKVKLKETGADLAAEVSGHIFFNDRYFGYDDAIYAMMRILEMLKNGFDFDAEYEKLPVLYSTDEIKIEATDESKFTIIEALKNILNKRYSELKIKEIVTIDGVRVIFEDGWGLVRASNTTPILVTRFEAKSPESLERIQTLMNDLIEDAKAKL; this is encoded by the coding sequence ATGCAGCATATATTTAGAGAGTATGATATTCGAGGAGTTTTTGAAAAAGATTTAAATGAAAAAACAGTTAAACTAATCGGATATTTCCTTGGAAAAAAGATAAAAGAGCATGGTGATTATGCAGTTGTAACTTATGATGCCAGAACACACTCACCAATTTTGAGCGACTGGTTAGTAAGTGGTTTGAATGCTGCAAATGTTGTTGTACTGCACGGTGGTCTTGTTCCTACTCCAGTAAACTATTTTTGTAACTTTAATACTTTTCAAGTTGGTGGAAAACAGGTAATGCCAGCAGGCGGAATTCAGATCACTGGCTCTCATAACCCTCCTGAATATAATGGTTTTAAAATTACAATAAACCAAGAACCATTTTTTGGTGAAGATATTTATGCTTTAGGGCGTGAAGTTGAAAAGGCTGATATTGCCATTCCTACAGAGACTGACTCTATTGCAATTAGCGCATTAGATGCTTATATTGACTATTTGGCTAAAGAGTTTTCAAGTCTGCAAGATTTTGATCCAAATATGGTTATAGATTGCGGTAATGGTGCGGCAGGTATAGCAATTGAACCACTTTTAGAGAGATTGGGAATTTCGGCAAGTAAACTTTACTTTGATCCAGACGGTACTTTTCCAAACCATCATCCAGACCCAAGTGAAGAGAAAAATCTTGAAGATCTTAAAAAAGAGCTGGAAAGAGGAGCCAAATATGGCTTTGCATTTGATGGAGATGGTGACCGTATAGCATTTTTGAGTCAAAAATATAATTTTAAAGGAGATATTTTAGCTCTATTTTTTGCTAAAACAATGGATAACCCTACTGTCATTGGAGAGGTTAAATGCTCTCAGATTATGTATGATGAGATTAACAAAATCGGTAAATCGATTATGTACAAAACTGGTCACTCCAATTTAAAAGTTAAATTGAAAGAGACAGGAGCAGATTTAGCCGCTGAAGTTAGCGGTCATATCTTCTTTAACGATCGTTATTTTGGATATGATGATGCAATTTATGCAATGATGCGTATTTTAGAGATGCTGAAAAATGGTTTTGATTTTGATGCTGAGTATGAAAAACTTCCTGTACTTTACAGCACTGATGAAATTAAGATAGAAGCAACAGATGAGAGTAAATTTACAATAATTGAAGCACTTAAAAACATTTTAAATAAACGCTACAGTGAGCTTAAAATTAAAGAAATTGTAACGATTGATGGAGTTAGGGTTATCTTTGAAGATGGCTGGGGACTGGTAAGAGCTAGCAATACAACTCCTATACTTGTTACCCGCTTTGAAGCAAAAAGTCCTGAATCTTTAGAGCGTATTCAGACATTAATGAATGATTTGATTGAAGATGCTAAAGCAAAGCTTTAG
- a CDS encoding thioredoxin fold domain-containing protein, which yields MKYLWILLFFSLSLFGIDGEEVYKKKCSSCHQLYVPVEVLMKNFMEQNNTLLHLKAPTVNQLSYRLKQRIGDPKGDKDIQLMEVTAFIQNYLLHPDKQKSICLPEILSYFNTMPSFKGKISDEEMEAVAEWIYFYLPPVKEVNELQYVDYQKAFSLAKRLGKIIMIEVTSPTCHYCIKMEETTLKDPDVVALISSDFIPVRVDVSRQKLPNNLKWSMTPTFIFLNSDGSVLKTVPGAWMKDDFLTILKEVKHSEGDER from the coding sequence ATGAAATATTTGTGGATTTTATTGTTTTTCTCTTTGTCCTTGTTTGGTATAGATGGAGAAGAAGTATATAAGAAAAAGTGTTCATCTTGTCATCAACTCTATGTTCCAGTTGAAGTTTTGATGAAGAATTTTATGGAGCAAAATAATACTCTTCTTCATCTTAAAGCACCAACTGTTAACCAGCTTTCATACCGTTTAAAACAGAGAATAGGTGACCCAAAAGGGGATAAAGATATACAGTTAATGGAGGTTACTGCATTTATTCAAAATTATCTGCTTCATCCAGATAAGCAAAAGAGTATTTGTTTGCCAGAGATACTCTCTTATTTCAATACAATGCCCTCTTTTAAAGGTAAAATCAGTGATGAAGAGATGGAAGCTGTGGCAGAATGGATCTACTTTTATCTGCCACCTGTAAAAGAGGTAAATGAGCTTCAATATGTTGACTATCAAAAAGCGTTTAGTTTAGCCAAAAGGCTAGGAAAAATTATTATGATAGAAGTGACTAGTCCAACCTGTCACTACTGTATAAAGATGGAAGAAACAACACTTAAAGATCCAGATGTAGTTGCTTTAATTTCATCAGACTTTATTCCTGTACGTGTTGATGTGAGTCGCCAAAAACTTCCAAATAATCTTAAGTGGAGTATGACACCAACTTTTATTTTTCTTAATAGCGATGGCAGTGTGCTAAAAACAGTTCCGGGGGCTTGGATGAAAGATGATTTTTTAACAATTCTAAAAGAGGTAAAGCATTCTGAAGGAGATGAGAGATGA
- a CDS encoding class I SAM-dependent methyltransferase → MSFDERAKTWDSSDRRQALAEAVANAIKSSVTLNSSMHLLDIGAGTGLLTRRVLPYVDKITALDTSAGMLEELEKKVEGNVEICQTDIIKYEPSEKFDGIISSMTLHHIEDTEGLFKHLYKLLKPGGFIALADLAPEDGTFHSNGNEGVFHFGFDEESLKNYANIAGFKNFSYKIVHKVEKPNKIYEIFLFSSIKYK, encoded by the coding sequence ATGAGCTTTGATGAACGTGCAAAAACTTGGGACTCTTCTGACAGAAGACAAGCATTGGCAGAGGCAGTTGCAAATGCAATTAAAAGCAGTGTAACATTAAACAGTTCAATGCATCTTCTAGATATTGGAGCTGGTACAGGACTTTTGACACGAAGAGTACTTCCGTATGTAGATAAAATTACTGCTCTAGATACATCAGCAGGAATGTTGGAAGAGCTTGAAAAAAAAGTAGAAGGAAATGTAGAGATTTGTCAAACTGATATTATAAAATATGAACCATCTGAAAAGTTTGACGGCATCATAAGTTCAATGACACTTCACCATATAGAAGATACCGAAGGTCTATTTAAACACCTCTATAAACTTTTAAAGCCTGGTGGTTTTATAGCTCTTGCTGACTTAGCTCCTGAAGATGGTACTTTTCATTCTAATGGAAATGAAGGTGTATTTCACTTTGGGTTTGATGAAGAGAGTTTAAAAAACTATGCAAATATTGCAGGTTTTAAAAACTTTTCATACAAAATAGTACATAAAGTAGAAAAACCAAACAAAATTTACGAAATTTTTCTATTCTCTTCAATAAAATATAAATAG
- a CDS encoding MBL fold metallo-hydrolase, producing the protein MKKSLLLLFVSCMMLWSQEYGLSPKQVAPKLYCFFGDLQVPNTENNGNMVNTCYIDAGSGWIVFDSGPTYLYAKEAFSVMQSVKTQPVLAVFNSHVHDDHWLGNGFYHEKGVMIYGPKNFSSNHLATPTRIEIAIKPLFYKGTVPVAPDRLISDSRTLKIGNITLQILAFSHPAHTFSDIAVFIPNEKILLAGDLVFNDRLPSLRDGSLSGWLKAVKKLKNLQWSVMVGGHGYKTGSDAMNFIEAYLNKLYIEVKRAIEDDIDMVDVTKKVYLPEYHKMVLYKMLHGKNVIKAYEELEWESE; encoded by the coding sequence ATGAAAAAGAGTCTACTCCTGCTGTTTGTAAGTTGTATGATGCTCTGGTCGCAGGAGTATGGCTTGAGCCCAAAGCAGGTAGCACCAAAGCTATACTGTTTTTTTGGTGATCTTCAGGTTCCAAACACTGAAAATAACGGCAATATGGTAAACACTTGCTATATTGATGCCGGCAGTGGCTGGATTGTTTTTGACAGTGGACCCACTTATCTCTATGCAAAAGAGGCTTTTAGTGTTATGCAGAGTGTAAAGACACAGCCTGTTTTGGCAGTTTTTAACTCGCATGTGCATGATGATCACTGGCTTGGTAATGGCTTTTATCATGAAAAAGGTGTAATGATTTATGGACCCAAAAACTTTTCCAGTAATCATTTGGCTACTCCAACACGCATAGAAATAGCTATAAAGCCTTTATTTTATAAAGGAACTGTTCCAGTAGCTCCTGATCGCCTTATTTCTGATTCCAGAACACTTAAAATAGGCAATATTACTTTGCAAATTCTTGCTTTTTCTCATCCAGCACATACTTTTAGTGATATTGCAGTTTTTATTCCTAATGAGAAGATTTTGTTAGCTGGTGATTTGGTTTTTAATGACAGACTTCCATCATTACGAGACGGTTCACTTTCAGGATGGTTAAAAGCAGTTAAAAAACTTAAAAATTTGCAATGGAGTGTAATGGTTGGTGGTCATGGCTATAAAACAGGCAGCGATGCAATGAATTTTATTGAAGCCTATTTAAACAAACTCTATATAGAGGTTAAAAGGGCTATTGAAGATGATATTGATATGGTAGATGTTACCAAAAAGGTTTACTTGCCTGAGTATCATAAAATGGTACTTTATAAAATGTTGCATGGTAAAAATGTTATTAAAGCTTATGAAGAGTTGGAATGGGAGAGTGAATGA
- a CDS encoding cache domain-containing protein → MKEWFSKKSVIITSLFLFITMGIGVWYLSKKVEENRYIQFSDTLRNYFRNKLDSQKSQALSLAIALAENKALKEALWDDDEDLGYEILSKTLMRLREYTLMSDVRAQVITTDLTIFARSWDNTYAGMPLDIFREDLKEITTLKKPKVAIEPGRLLSIKATTPIMQKSKAIGYLEILQFFDKITDDLRQKHIELLVLMNEKLLNIATLMRENPTVHNFVISNKNYNSNLLKIVNRINIKKLLQQRYLYSNDYFFIIEDMLDGKENQIGIFLMILSKADLNELIYGNKPLSFFLNFTQKDLYQIVNRWEAPTGGYRSIYDKNLFKLLNTFEGEDRMLVEQEIYEVLQEYSKKELIDIILYQNRRRKITGDIE, encoded by the coding sequence GTGAAAGAATGGTTCTCTAAAAAATCAGTCATTATTACATCGCTATTTCTTTTTATAACAATGGGAATAGGTGTTTGGTATCTTTCTAAAAAAGTTGAAGAGAACCGTTATATACAATTTAGCGATACATTAAGAAACTACTTTAGAAACAAGCTTGATTCTCAAAAATCACAAGCACTATCTCTTGCGATTGCATTGGCTGAAAATAAAGCATTAAAAGAGGCTCTATGGGATGATGATGAGGATTTAGGGTATGAAATTCTTTCAAAAACATTGATGCGCCTTCGTGAATATACATTAATGAGTGATGTAAGAGCGCAAGTAATCACAACAGATTTAACTATTTTTGCAAGAAGTTGGGATAACACTTATGCAGGTATGCCCCTTGATATCTTCAGAGAAGATCTTAAAGAGATTACAACTCTAAAAAAACCTAAAGTAGCAATTGAACCTGGAAGACTTCTTTCTATTAAAGCGACAACGCCTATTATGCAGAAGTCAAAAGCTATAGGATATCTTGAAATTTTACAATTCTTTGACAAAATCACAGATGATCTTCGTCAAAAACATATAGAACTACTTGTTTTAATGAATGAAAAGCTACTTAATATTGCAACTTTAATGCGTGAGAATCCAACTGTACACAACTTTGTCATTAGCAATAAAAACTATAATTCAAATCTTCTAAAAATAGTTAATAGAATAAATATAAAAAAATTACTGCAACAAAGATACCTATATTCAAATGACTACTTTTTTATTATTGAAGATATGCTTGATGGAAAAGAAAATCAGATAGGTATTTTTTTAATGATTTTAAGTAAAGCCGATCTTAATGAACTCATATATGGTAACAAACCTCTCTCATTTTTTCTAAATTTTACACAAAAAGATCTATATCAAATTGTAAACAGATGGGAAGCACCTACAGGAGGTTATAGAAGTATTTATGATAAAAACCTTTTTAAACTTTTAAATACATTTGAAGGTGAAGACAGAATGTTAGTTGAGCAAGAGATTTATGAAGTATTGCAAGAGTATAGTAAAAAAGAGCTTATTGACATTATTCTTTATCAAAACAGAAGGCGTAAAATAACAGGAGATATAGAATGA